The following are encoded together in the Lactuca sativa cultivar Salinas chromosome 1, Lsat_Salinas_v11, whole genome shotgun sequence genome:
- the LOC111885267 gene encoding uncharacterized protein LOC111885267 codes for MSPLVSISGSGRLPIVLTTPTIATTSFRRFSTSFASLASPQSPSPPPQPKSQSNISSSKTPFAVDSSSKASDNNLNYALANPNGSNPALQSVRSTESNIEKVIFDFRFLALFAVAGSLAGSLLCFLNGCVYIVDAYKVYWTSCSKGVHTGKMVLRLVEAIDVYLAGTVMLIFAMGLYGLFISNAPGNVAPADDRALKGSTLFGMFALRERPKWMKISSLDELKTKVGHVIVMILLVKMFERSKMVTIATGLDLLSYSVCIFLSSASLYILHNLHKDEPI; via the exons ATGTCGCCGTTGGTATCAATCTCTGGTAGCGGAAGACTTCCGATCGTACTTACCACACCCACAATAGCCACAACTTCTTTCCGACGCTTTTCAACTTCATTTGCTTCTCTGGCATCACCACAATCTCCATCACCTCCGCCGCAACCCAAGTCACAGTCAAACATATCTTCCTCTAAAACACCTTTTGCCGTCGATTCGTCTTCCAAAGCTTCTGATAACAACTTGAATTACGCGCTCGCAAACCCTAACGGAAGTAATCCTGCTTTGCAGTCTGTGAGGTCAACAGAGTCTAACATTGAAAAG GTGATATTTGACTTCCGATTTTTGGCACTTTTCGCAGTTGCAGGCTCTTTAGCTGGCTCCTTATTATGCTTCCTAAAT GGTTGTGTTTATATTGTTGATGCATATAAAGTCTACTGGACAAGCTGTTCGAAAGGAGTTCATACGGGAAAGATGGTATTGCGATTAGTTGAAGCGATAG ATGTTTATCTAGCTGGCACAGTGATGCTGATATTTGCAATGGGTTTGTATGGATTATTCATCAGTAATGCACCTGGTAATGTAGCACCAGCAGATGATCGTGCTCTCAAGGGCTCCACCTTGTTTGGGATGTTTGCTTTGAGG GAGCGGCCTAAATGGATGAAGATCAGCTCGCTTGATGAATTAAAGACAAAAGTGGGACATGTCATTGTAATGATTCTTCTAGTAAAAATGTTTGAGAGGAGCAAAATGGTGACCATAGCAACTGGTTTAGATCTTTTAAGCTACTCGGTTTGTATATTCCTATCATCGGCTTCTTTGTATATTCTTCACAATCTTCACAAAGATG